GCGTCATCTCCTCCGTATGAACCCGGCTGACGACAGCCCGTTCCGGCGGATCGGTGTAACACCAGGAGGCCATGGCGCAATCCTCACACCGGCCTTCTGGGTGGGGGCGGGGAAAAGGGATGATGATGGCCATCGCGCACCTCCCAATATCGGTCAGGGTCCATAAAAGCATATTACCGGCGCGATGAAAATATGTAAGCCGCCGGTCGTCGCGGCGGCTCCGGGGACGCCGTCGTTTACCGATCCGCTCCCCGTTGGACGAAGGTATGGCAGTCTGTTTCGACGTCATTGTTGGCGCCGCCCCCGGTTACATAGATTCCGGTGGCGTTGCAACGGTTCCCGGCATCCCAGAAATTGCAGTTCTGTACGGTGCAGGTAATCGATGGCACAGCCTGTTTCCCTGGCACAAAAGCTTCCGATAGAACGCCGCCCCAGTTGGTGTTGTCGAAAGAGGCGACCATCGTTCCCAACCCGCGCTTGCTGAAGGTCTTGCATTTCGTGGCTTCTGAGGCCTTCGGCATGTCGCCTTGTTCATTTAAAATATCGATGTTGGCGGCGCCACAGATCTTGCCCGGCAACCAATGGTTGCAAGTGGACACCTCACAGACCACATCCGGTTTCCCCAATGCGAACCACCTCCTAGGGGTAATGTGGACGAAAGCGCTCGAATCTATGTATGTCTACGGGACAGGGAGAGGCCTCGCTCGCTGTGATGGAGATCCTTAAAGCGCAAGTGGAGAAATGCGGTATTCTTGAAAGATTCTCGTAGCATTGCGAGTAAGAATCTGTTAACATAGTGCATGATATCTTAAAAGAGGAGGAAACATGGATGCATTCCCAACGTAAAAGATGGGCGCTCCCGTTGGCCCTGCTCGTCAGCGCCGGCTTGCTGGCATCTAGCCTGCTAACAGGCTGCACGCCCGGAAAAGGGCCTCAAAATACGGCGGAAGCCGGCGAGATCCTGATCGGCGGCAACTACGAGCTGTCAGGCGGCAACGCCACCTATGGCGCCGCAGCCGTCAACGGCATCAAACTCTACATCGATGACCTGAACGAAAAGGGCGGCCTGCTCGGCAAAAAAGTCAAGTTTGTCTCCCTCGACAACAAGTCTGAAGCCGGTGAGGCCAGCAACGTGGCGGCCCGCCTGATCAACCAGGAGAAGGTCGTCGCGATTTTGGGCGGCGCTGCCTCCAGTTCCACGGTCGGTTTCGTCAAACTGGCGAACGACAAGAAAACGCCTGTCATTTCTTCCTCTGCTGTTGCGGCTGAGGTAACTGTCGACGAAAGCGGCAAGACCCGCGATTACGTCTTCCGCGCCTGTTTTACAGCCCCCTTCCAGGGCGAAGTGATGGCCCAGTACGCGCTTGACTCGCTAAAACTGAAAAAGGCCGCCGTGCTCGTGGACAACCAGTCCCCCTACAGCAAGGGCTCCGGCAAGGCCTTCAAAGACTATTTCATTAAAAACGGCGGTCAAGTCGTGGCCGAGGAAGGCTACGTGACCGGCGACAAGGATTTCCGTTCCGTTCTCACCCGGATCAAAGGCGCCGACGCCGAACTGATCTACGTTCCCGGTTATTATGAAGAAGCCGGCTTTATCGTCAAGCAGGCCCGTGAATTGGGCATGCCCCTGCCGATCCTGGGCGGTGACGGCTGGGATTCGCCGACGCTCGCTAAAATCGCCGGCGCCGAGAACCTGAACAACACCTTCTTCAGCACCCACTACTCGGAAGAGGAAAAATCGGCTCGCGTGCAGGACTTCATGGCCGCTTACAAGACCAAGTACGGCGAAAACCCGGAAGCCCTCGGCGCTCTCGGTTATGACGCTGCGGCGATCGTCTGCGACGCCATCAAGCGCGCCAACTCCACCGATCCCGAGAAGATCCGCGAAGCGCTGATCGCCACGAAAGACCTGCAAGCCGTGACCGGCACGATCAGCTTTGACAACCAACACAACCCTGTCAAATCGGCCGTCGTCGTAGAAGTGAAGAACGGCAAGTTTACCTTCAAAGATAAGATCACGCCGAAGAGCTAACCGATTCACGTCGAAGGCGGACCCAGATGTGATGGCAGAGGCGGATTGCCTCGGCAAAGTGACTCGTTCAACGGAATGAATCCGGAGCGGGGCGGACCCAAGCGGTTTGCCCCGCTTTTGCCATGCTAAGGGGGAATGACGGTCATGAATCATCAACGCGATCAACTGCTCCGCATCTATCACTGCCTGCTCGATCATTTCGGCCCCCGGCACTGGTGGCCCGCCGATACCACTGTGGAGATGGTCATCGGCGCTATCTTAACGCAAAATGTGGCTTGGAAAAATGTCGTCACTGCCATCGATCAGTTGAAGCCGGCCGGTTTGCTCGATATCCAAGCTTTGGCCGAAGCGCCGAAGGAACAAGTGGCCATTCTCGTCCGCTCCACCCGCTATTACAACCAAAAAGCCGATCGGCTGCAAGCCTTCGCTCGGCTCATCGTCGAGGAATATGGCGGGGAATTGGAAAACCTGTTGTCCCTGGAGGCGCAAGAATTGCGCCGACGGTTGCTCGCCATCAAAGGGATCGGCAAGGAGACGGCTGACTGCATCATCCTCTATGGCGCCGGGCAGCCCATATTTGTCGTCGATGCCTACACGAGACGCGTCTTTTCCCGCCTGGGCTTCTTCTCCGAGCAGGCGAGCTATGACCAGATGCAGGCCTTTTTTACGGAGCGCCTTGCGCCGGAACTGAAACTTTTTCAGGAGTATCATGCGCAAATCGACTGCCTTGGCAACCGCCTCTGTCTGGCCAAAAGCCCGTCATGCGCGCTCTGTCCCCTGGGAGAATGCTGCGCCTTTGCCGGACAGGCCTTGAGGGGCGAAGAGGAGAATGCCATCGCCATGCGGAGCGAGGGAACGCAGGAATAAGAGCGGCATCAGGGGAATCAAAGGGAGTGTAACCATGCGATGTAAAGGAATCGGGAATGAGGCAGCACGCAACGGCAAGGGATTCCTGTCCAAGGGATTTTTCATAAAGCGATGTTTCCGGCCAGGGTTTTTACGGAATCCAGAATGCTTGCCGAAGAAAGGGCGACTTGAGACGCCGCTGGTGCTCGTAACGAACCGAAGGCTCTGCGCGGCTGAGCGGGATTTGCAAAGTGTCGTTGCCGGGGCGCTTGAAGGCGGCGTCGATGCCGTCATCTTGCGAGAAAAAGATCTGGAAGGGAAGCGGTTGCTGGAACTGACGGAGCAACTGCTGGCGCTGACGCGGCCCGCCGGGGCGCCCTTGATTATCAATGGAAATGTGGCCGTCGCCATGGCAGCCGGGGTCGATGGGGTCCATCTCGGCGCAGGAGACCTGCCGCCGTCCAAAGCGCGCGCCATTATCGGTCCGGCCATGTTATTGGGCCGTTCCATTCACTCCGCCGAGGAAGCGCAGGCGCTCGTCAATGCCGGCGAAGCCCACCATCTCGACTATTTTCTCTTCGGAAACGTTTTTGAAACGACCTGCAAACCGGGCAAAGCAGGCGCAGGCATGACCGCGCTGACAGAGGTCACTCGACGTTCGCCCATTCCGGTGATCGCCATCGGCGGGATCACCGGCGGAAATGCCGCGTTGATCGGGCGGTGCGGCGCCGCAGGGGTTGCCGTCATGTCGGCGATCATGGCCGCTGCCAACCCGGCGGCGGCGGCGAAGGCCATCGCTGTCGCCTCGGCTGCCACAGCCGCTGCGGATACCTTGACGCCTTCAGCGATTGCCGTCACACCCACTGTGGCTGTCGCGACGATGGTTACAACTGCTGGTCGGCCGAATAAAAATGGAACCAGGGCTGGTGTCACTGGCCCGTCAGGTTTGCTTTATGGGATCATCGGGCGAGAGCAGGCCCCCGACGAGGCGACGCTGGCGGCTATGGCCGATGCCGCTTATGCCGGTGGCTGTGATCTCATCCAACTGCGGGAGAAGAACATGTCCACGGGCGAATTGTTGCGACGCGCCCAAATCGTGCGAGAGATTGCCGCGCGCCGGGGGAAACTGTTTATTGTCAATGACCGCCTTGATATCGCCCAGGCCGCCGGCGCTGACGGCGTGCACCTCGGCGCGGAAGACTTGCCGCCTGAGGTGGCCCGCCGGATGTGGCCCGGCGGACTCATCGGCGTCACCGTCCGAGACATCGCCCAGGCCCAGGCGGCGGCCGCGGCTGGCGCTGATTACGTGGGAGCGGGGCCGGTCTTCCCAACAACCTCGAAAAAGCTTGACGCCGACCCCTTGGGTGTTTCCGGCTTGCAGGCGATCTGCCAGGCCGTTGACATTCCTGTTATCGCCATTGGCGGACTGACAGCCGATAGAATCACTGGGCTTCAGCAGACGGGCTGCCAGGGCGTAGCGGTCATTTCGGCTCTATTTCAGGCGCCTGTCGTTCAGGAGCCAGACCGGGCTGCACAGTTCGGCACGGCGGTGGCCCAGGCAGCCCGGCGACTGAAATCAGTGCTCTCCCAAGAGTAGCAAAAAATCACGCTGGGGCAGGAACAATGGGCGACTTTGTTTAAAGTGATTACTTGACGGAAGAAGGGTGCTCGTCAAACCCCTCCAATAAGATGCTCCATACCGCAACGAAGACGCCGATACCGCAACGATATCAAAGAAAGAGGGATGAACGCTTGTATTTGGGAGCGCACTTATCCATTTCAAAAGGGTTTGAGGCCGCCGTCCGGGAGGCTCTTTCCATTGGAGCAACGACGTTCCAATTTTTCACACGCAATCCTCGCGGCGGCGCGGCCCGAGCCCTCGATCCGGAGGATATTGCCCGTTCCATACAGCTGCGTGTAGAACATGGTTTTGGCCCCCTGGTTGCCCACGCTCCCTACACGATCAACCTGGCGGCCCCCAAAGAGGAGACATGGAGCTTTGCCAAGACGACGCTGGCGGCGGATATTGTCCGGATGGCCACAGCGCAGATTCCCTATATCGTCGTTCATCCCGGCAGCCATGTGGGCCAGGGGATTGCGGCGGGCATTGATCGGATCACCCAGGCGCTGAACGAGGTGCTCCGGCCCGACCAGGGGGTAACGGTGTTGCTGGAAGGGATGTCTGGCGCAGGCACCGAGGTGGGGGGACGATTTGAGGAGCTGCGGGCGATCATCGACGGCCTCCAGACGCCCGAGAAGGTGGGCGTATGCCTGGACTCGTGCCACTTGTTTGGCGCCGGCTATGATGTGAAAAGCGATTTCGCTGACGTCCTCGCCACCTTTGACCGGATCGTCGGCATCGACCGGTTAAAGGCGATGCACATCAACGACAGCCAGCAGCCTCTGGCTTCCCATAAGGACCGCCACGCCCTGTTGGGACAGGGGCTGATCGGCAGTGAAGCCATGGCGGCGCTGCTCAATCACGCCGCTCTGGAGGGGCTGCCGCTCAACCTGGAAACACCTGGCGAGATCGATGACTATCGTCGAGAAATTGCCTGGATGCGGTCGACTCGAAATCAATAAACTATAGAGGTAAGGGTGGAAGAACATGATTTTGCGCAAAGCCCGGATGCACGATGTGGAGGATATTCATGGCTTGATCAGCGACAGCGCTGCCGAAGGGCTGATGCTGGCCCGGTCGCGCAGTCTCCTCTATGAGGGGCTGCGGGACATCACCGTTGCCGTGGAGGAAGGGCAGATCATCGGAACGGGATCGCTGCATATCCTGTGGGAGGATCTGGCGGAAATCCGCGGCTTGGCCATCCGCAAGGAAGCCCGTGGACGCGGTATCGGCAAGGACATTGTGGAGATGCTGATCGAGGAGGCTAAAAACCTGGGGATTGACCGTGTCTTTGCCCTGACCTATCAGGAGGGGTTTTTCCGCAAGTGCGGCTTTGAGGTGGTTCAGAAAGAACAATTGCCCCATAAGGTTTGGAAGGAATGCATCGACTGCCCCAAATTCCCCAACTGCGATGAGGTCGCCATGTTGCTTCACGTCAAGTAGCCGAAGACGCCCCCTATGGGATACCTGCCCGGTGCGCCGGACCGCCCCTTTCCTATGTCAAATCGCGTCCTTGTACATACCACCGAAAGACGGTCCTTTTTGTAGTTCTGTCTTACATCCGCTGCGCTTGCAACTGCTCAGAACGAGAGGGGCGCAAGCACGGCCCGGTGGGAACGAAAAGGAAGGGATTGGCCGTGACGGAACAACCGTTGAAGGTTCTCTTTGTATCTGCTGAGGTTGTCCCCTTTGCCAAGGCCGGAGGTCTGGCCGATGTAGCCGGTTCGCTGCCTCGCGCCCTCAATTCGTTGGGTGTCGACGCTCGAGTCGCCATGCCCCGTCATGGACAGATCCCCAAGGGCGCTTACATTACGGATCACTTGGTGGAGATCGACGCCCGCAAGGAGACGGCGGTGATCCGGGCGGGCCGGATCGAGGCGCTTCCCGGTGGAAACGCCGTCCCGGTGTACTTTATCGACAACTACCAGTATTTTGGCCGAGAGAATATCTACGGGTATGGCGATGATGGCGACCGGTGGGGCTTCTTTTCTCGCGCCGTCATGGAAATGCTTGAACCGATCGATTTTATTCCCGACATCCTGCATTTCAATGACTGGCAGTGCGGCCCCGCCATCGCCTTGCTTAAAGAAGAATATCGTCATCATCCCGCCTATCGCCGGATCGCCAGCGTGTTGACGGTTCATAACCTGGAGTATCAGGGCCATTTCGGACGAAATAGCCTCCGGTTCATCGGGTTGCGCGATGATCTCTTCCGTCCGGGCGCCGTCGAGTTTCATGGACAGGTAAACTACATGAAAGCTGGTCTGGTCTTTGCCGATGTGATCAACACGGTCAGCCGGACCTATGCGGAGGAAATTCAAACGCCCGAATACGGCTGGGGACTCGACGGGTTGCTGCGACTGCGTCACAATGATCTCTTCGGGATCGTCAACGGGATTGATGTGGAGGTTTACGACCCAGCCACAGACCCGCACATCCCCTACCACTTTTCGCAAGAGAACATGGAAGGGAAAAAGAGGAACAAGGCGGAACTGCAGCGTGAACTCGGCCTGCCGGTGTCCGATGCGCCGCTGTTGGGGCTGGTCCACCGGCTGGTCGACCAAAAAGGGATCGATCTCTTTGAGGGGATTGAAGAGGCGCTCTTTGAGGAGGATCTGCAATTGGCCGTCGTGGGCCAGGGCGATCCCCGTTATGAGGGCCTTTTCCGGCGATTGAAGCAGCATTTTCCGGAGAAGGTGGGTCTTTTCATCGGTTTTGATTCACCGCTGGCGCAGCGGGTCTATGCCGGCAGTGACTTTTTCCTCATGCCCTCTCGCTTCGAACCATGCGGCCTTGGTCAACTGATCGCCTTCCGCTATGGCGCCATCCCCATTGTCCGCTCCACTGGCGGTTTGGCCGACACCGTCACAGATGTCCGTTTCCCGAACGGCAATGGTCTTGTCTTTGAAGCCTATGCGCCGGAAGATTTCCTTGATGCCATTCGCAGGGGGCTCGCGTTGTACTGGCAGGGGAGGCGTTGGAACGAACTGGTCGCCAAGGTGATGGGGTTGGATCACTCCTGGCGCAGGTCGGCTGATGAATACCTGGAGCTTTACGGACGGGCAAGGCGGAAGGTCAACCTTGAGGTGTAAGACGCGTCAGCGTAGGGTGAACGGGGGTAGTACCTGGCAGAAAGGCGACAAGGCAATATCTCGAAATTGTAACCTTGTCCATTGAATTGGACAAGGTTTATACTAAAATGGAGAATATTGTGGTAGGGAGGGCGGATGTGCGCTATCAGGTTTTAGGTACGACCATGCAAGCCTTAGATATTGATCTCGAATCGGGGGAGCGCATCTACACGGAATCGGGCGCCATGACCTGGATGTCGGACAATGTTCGTATGGACACCAATTTCAAGGGTGGATTGTTAAAATCGCTGGGACGCATGTTGTCTGGGGAATCGCTGACATACACCTTCTTCGAAGCGGTTGGCGGTTCGGCCAATCTCGGCTTTACCCCGTCGGCGCCGGGTAAGGTATTGCCCGTTGAACTTGTGCAAGGCTATGAGTTGATCTGCCAGAGAGATGCTTTTTTATGCGCGCAGGAGTCGGTCGAGATGAGTATCTTTTTTCAACGCAAACTCGGCACAGGCTTTTTC
This genomic stretch from Heliomicrobium gestii harbors:
- a CDS encoding DUF1540 domain-containing protein, with the protein product MGKPDVVCEVSTCNHWLPGKICGAANIDILNEQGDMPKASEATKCKTFSKRGLGTMVASFDNTNWGGVLSEAFVPGKQAVPSITCTVQNCNFWDAGNRCNATGIYVTGGGANNDVETDCHTFVQRGADR
- a CDS encoding glycogen synthase, whose translation is MTEQPLKVLFVSAEVVPFAKAGGLADVAGSLPRALNSLGVDARVAMPRHGQIPKGAYITDHLVEIDARKETAVIRAGRIEALPGGNAVPVYFIDNYQYFGRENIYGYGDDGDRWGFFSRAVMEMLEPIDFIPDILHFNDWQCGPAIALLKEEYRHHPAYRRIASVLTVHNLEYQGHFGRNSLRFIGLRDDLFRPGAVEFHGQVNYMKAGLVFADVINTVSRTYAEEIQTPEYGWGLDGLLRLRHNDLFGIVNGIDVEVYDPATDPHIPYHFSQENMEGKKRNKAELQRELGLPVSDAPLLGLVHRLVDQKGIDLFEGIEEALFEEDLQLAVVGQGDPRYEGLFRRLKQHFPEKVGLFIGFDSPLAQRVYAGSDFFLMPSRFEPCGLGQLIAFRYGAIPIVRSTGGLADTVTDVRFPNGNGLVFEAYAPEDFLDAIRRGLALYWQGRRWNELVAKVMGLDHSWRRSADEYLELYGRARRKVNLEV
- a CDS encoding endonuclease III domain-containing protein, producing MNHQRDQLLRIYHCLLDHFGPRHWWPADTTVEMVIGAILTQNVAWKNVVTAIDQLKPAGLLDIQALAEAPKEQVAILVRSTRYYNQKADRLQAFARLIVEEYGGELENLLSLEAQELRRRLLAIKGIGKETADCIILYGAGQPIFVVDAYTRRVFSRLGFFSEQASYDQMQAFFTERLAPELKLFQEYHAQIDCLGNRLCLAKSPSCALCPLGECCAFAGQALRGEEENAIAMRSEGTQE
- a CDS encoding deoxyribonuclease IV; the protein is MYLGAHLSISKGFEAAVREALSIGATTFQFFTRNPRGGAARALDPEDIARSIQLRVEHGFGPLVAHAPYTINLAAPKEETWSFAKTTLAADIVRMATAQIPYIVVHPGSHVGQGIAAGIDRITQALNEVLRPDQGVTVLLEGMSGAGTEVGGRFEELRAIIDGLQTPEKVGVCLDSCHLFGAGYDVKSDFADVLATFDRIVGIDRLKAMHINDSQQPLASHKDRHALLGQGLIGSEAMAALLNHAALEGLPLNLETPGEIDDYRREIAWMRSTRNQ
- a CDS encoding ABC transporter substrate-binding protein — protein: MHSQRKRWALPLALLVSAGLLASSLLTGCTPGKGPQNTAEAGEILIGGNYELSGGNATYGAAAVNGIKLYIDDLNEKGGLLGKKVKFVSLDNKSEAGEASNVAARLINQEKVVAILGGAASSSTVGFVKLANDKKTPVISSSAVAAEVTVDESGKTRDYVFRACFTAPFQGEVMAQYALDSLKLKKAAVLVDNQSPYSKGSGKAFKDYFIKNGGQVVAEEGYVTGDKDFRSVLTRIKGADAELIYVPGYYEEAGFIVKQARELGMPLPILGGDGWDSPTLAKIAGAENLNNTFFSTHYSEEEKSARVQDFMAAYKTKYGENPEALGALGYDAAAIVCDAIKRANSTDPEKIREALIATKDLQAVTGTISFDNQHNPVKSAVVVEVKNGKFTFKDKITPKS
- a CDS encoding TIGR00266 family protein produces the protein MRYQVLGTTMQALDIDLESGERIYTESGAMTWMSDNVRMDTNFKGGLLKSLGRMLSGESLTYTFFEAVGGSANLGFTPSAPGKVLPVELVQGYELICQRDAFLCAQESVEMSIFFQRKLGTGFFGGEGFIMQKLSGQGMAFVEIDGEVIEKKLAPGERLLVDTGHVAMIESSVSMDIQFVKGFKNVIFGGEGIFLTTLTGPGRVWLQTITLANLAGRILAHAGKRESSGGIGSLTDFFDD
- a CDS encoding N-acetyltransferase → MILRKARMHDVEDIHGLISDSAAEGLMLARSRSLLYEGLRDITVAVEEGQIIGTGSLHILWEDLAEIRGLAIRKEARGRGIGKDIVEMLIEEAKNLGIDRVFALTYQEGFFRKCGFEVVQKEQLPHKVWKECIDCPKFPNCDEVAMLLHVK
- the thiE gene encoding thiamine phosphate synthase, whose amino-acid sequence is MPKKGRLETPLVLVTNRRLCAAERDLQSVVAGALEGGVDAVILREKDLEGKRLLELTEQLLALTRPAGAPLIINGNVAVAMAAGVDGVHLGAGDLPPSKARAIIGPAMLLGRSIHSAEEAQALVNAGEAHHLDYFLFGNVFETTCKPGKAGAGMTALTEVTRRSPIPVIAIGGITGGNAALIGRCGAAGVAVMSAIMAAANPAAAAKAIAVASAATAAADTLTPSAIAVTPTVAVATMVTTAGRPNKNGTRAGVTGPSGLLYGIIGREQAPDEATLAAMADAAYAGGCDLIQLREKNMSTGELLRRAQIVREIAARRGKLFIVNDRLDIAQAAGADGVHLGAEDLPPEVARRMWPGGLIGVTVRDIAQAQAAAAAGADYVGAGPVFPTTSKKLDADPLGVSGLQAICQAVDIPVIAIGGLTADRITGLQQTGCQGVAVISALFQAPVVQEPDRAAQFGTAVAQAARRLKSVLSQE